One part of the Parabacteroides distasonis ATCC 8503 genome encodes these proteins:
- a CDS encoding DJ-1 family glyoxalase III: protein MKKAIVFLANGFEEMEATGTVDILRRGGIDTKTVSITDDRKVIGAHNMEYTADATFTEIDLSDADALILPGGMPGASNLNNSEPVKEVLLQQYREGRIVAAICAAPMVLGGLGLLKGRKATCYPGFEPKLIGATVTGEAVEVDGNVVTGRGPGLVFNFGLALVSVLKGDAVAEEVAAGLLL from the coding sequence ATGAAGAAAGCGATCGTATTCTTAGCGAATGGCTTCGAGGAAATGGAAGCCACGGGAACCGTAGACATTTTGCGTCGCGGAGGTATAGACACGAAAACAGTCTCCATCACAGACGACCGTAAAGTGATTGGCGCTCACAATATGGAATATACGGCTGACGCCACATTTACCGAAATCGATCTTTCGGATGCTGATGCCTTGATCTTACCCGGAGGCATGCCCGGAGCATCCAACTTGAACAATTCGGAACCGGTGAAAGAAGTCTTATTACAACAATACCGTGAAGGACGTATCGTAGCGGCTATCTGCGCAGCTCCGATGGTATTAGGCGGTCTAGGTTTGTTAAAAGGTCGCAAAGCCACTTGCTACCCCGGGTTCGAACCGAAATTGATTGGTGCCACCGTAACAGGCGAGGCTGTCGAGGTAGATGGAAATGTGGTAACCGGTAGAGGACCGGGCTTGGTATTCAATTTTGGCCTAGCTTTAGTATCTGTACTAAAAGGTGACGCAGTTGCGGAGGAAGTTGCGGCCGGATTACTATTATAA
- a CDS encoding MFS transporter, with product MKTKPFLSFWQIWNLTFGFLGIQFGFALQNANSSRILQTYGADVEQLSLFWLAAPLTGMIIQPIIGHYSDQTWCRLGRRRPFFLVGAIFTTIALILMPNAGLFLSPGTETAILSPVLIGAGMLMIMDASINVTMEPFRALVGDMLPDEQHTTGFSIQTFLIGIGAVVGSLLPSIMNKVFGLSNTAVAGEVADNVKFAFYAGAAILLASVLWTIFKTKEYSPEEMAEFRLSGGEVIEKRRDSNGFMEIMHDIFHMPKIMLQLGLCQFFAWFALYSMWVYSTPAIAEHVYGATDPASAEYAMAGDKVGELFSIYNFVAMLFALLLIPIARHLGRKMTHALCLCLGGAGLVSLYLLNNTGMMVFSMIGIGIAWASILAMPYAILSDSLPADKMGTYMGIFNFFITIPQITNGIIHGWIVRNVYHGHAVFALLTGGVFLFFAAAAVSLVKEKKFSRKV from the coding sequence ATGAAAACAAAACCATTTTTGAGTTTTTGGCAAATTTGGAATCTAACTTTCGGTTTCTTGGGCATTCAATTCGGTTTCGCCCTTCAGAACGCAAATTCAAGTAGAATACTTCAAACCTATGGAGCGGATGTAGAGCAACTATCCTTATTTTGGTTAGCGGCTCCGCTGACAGGTATGATCATACAACCTATCATTGGTCATTATTCCGACCAAACATGGTGCCGTTTAGGACGTCGGCGTCCGTTTTTTCTGGTAGGAGCTATCTTTACGACGATTGCCTTGATATTGATGCCGAATGCGGGATTGTTCTTGTCACCCGGTACAGAGACGGCTATTTTATCTCCCGTATTGATTGGTGCGGGTATGTTGATGATCATGGATGCTTCCATCAATGTAACGATGGAGCCTTTCCGTGCCTTGGTAGGGGATATGCTACCCGATGAGCAGCATACGACTGGCTTCTCGATCCAGACTTTCTTGATCGGCATCGGTGCTGTCGTTGGTTCCTTGTTGCCGAGTATTATGAATAAGGTGTTTGGTTTATCTAATACGGCGGTTGCTGGTGAGGTTGCCGATAATGTTAAATTCGCCTTTTATGCCGGTGCGGCGATTTTATTAGCGAGCGTATTATGGACAATTTTTAAGACAAAGGAATATTCCCCAGAAGAGATGGCTGAGTTTCGGCTTTCCGGTGGTGAGGTCATTGAAAAAAGGCGGGATAGCAATGGTTTTATGGAGATCATGCATGATATCTTTCATATGCCTAAAATAATGTTACAGTTAGGTTTATGCCAGTTTTTCGCTTGGTTTGCCTTGTATTCCATGTGGGTTTATTCTACGCCTGCTATCGCTGAACATGTATATGGGGCAACAGATCCTGCTTCCGCCGAATATGCGATGGCTGGCGATAAGGTAGGTGAGTTATTCAGTATCTATAATTTTGTGGCGATGTTATTCGCTTTATTATTGATCCCGATTGCCCGTCATTTAGGTCGGAAAATGACTCATGCCCTCTGTTTATGCCTAGGAGGGGCAGGGTTGGTTTCTCTCTATTTGTTGAATAACACAGGAATGATGGTCTTTTCTATGATTGGCATCGGTATAGCGTGGGCAAGTATATTGGCGATGCCTTATGCTATTCTTTCCGATAGTCTTCCCGCTGATAAGATGGGTACTTATATGGGTATATTTAATTTCTTTATAACGATACCTCAGATCACGAATGGAATCATTCATGGATGGATTGTACGTAATGTTTATCATGGGCATGCCGTGTTCGCTTTGTTAACGGGAGGTGTTTTCTTGTTTTTCGCCGCCGCCGCAGTTAGTCTTGTCAAAGAGAAAAAGTTCAGTAGAAAAGTGTAA
- a CDS encoding CBS domain-containing protein, producing the protein MLVKDFITKEIPVLKSFDTAEYALALMEDFKLKHLPLLSDSAYQCLVSEKDLLALPDPSATIGEPVLFAPAISENRHLHEALAMITRYGLSLLPVVSVDGTYLGAITRDRLVDALSELCNAEAAGSVIVLEMMPQDYSLTDIARLVEANNAHVLNLLSHQDKDTGRLLITLKIDLEDASPVIRSFERFNYTVLYHFMEKGMVDDMLRQRMNELLHYMNM; encoded by the coding sequence ATGTTGGTGAAAGATTTCATAACAAAGGAAATTCCGGTGTTAAAAAGTTTTGACACAGCGGAATATGCGTTGGCATTAATGGAGGATTTTAAACTCAAGCATCTTCCGTTATTGAGTGATAGCGCATACCAGTGTTTAGTGTCGGAAAAAGACTTATTGGCGCTGCCGGATCCTTCGGCTACGATCGGTGAGCCGGTTTTATTCGCTCCGGCGATTTCGGAAAATAGACATTTACATGAAGCGTTGGCAATGATAACCCGATATGGATTGAGCCTGTTGCCTGTGGTTTCCGTGGACGGAACTTATTTGGGGGCGATTACCCGGGATCGTTTGGTGGATGCTTTATCCGAGCTATGTAATGCGGAGGCGGCTGGAAGCGTGATCGTATTGGAAATGATGCCACAGGATTATTCATTAACGGATATCGCCCGTTTGGTAGAGGCGAATAATGCCCATGTCCTTAATTTGCTATCCCATCAAGATAAAGATACGGGCCGTCTGCTTATAACCCTTAAGATCGATTTGGAAGATGCCTCTCCCGTGATCCGTAGTTTCGAGCGTTTCAATTATACGGTGCTTTATCATTTTATGGAGAAGGGGATGGTGGATGATATGTTGCGGCAGCGGATGAATGAGTTATTACATTATATGAATATGTAA
- a CDS encoding linear amide C-N hydrolase, whose translation MRHFFILFAIAGLLINPSAAEACTGITLKSKDSTTIVARTIEWGGSNLNSQYVVVPRGYTERSYTPNGVDGMTFTARYGYVGLAVEQKEFIAEGLNEVGLSAGLFYFPKYGEYEKYNAAVRDKSISDLQLVSWLLGECSNVEEVKEAVKKVHVINIDPRASTVHWRFAEPSGRQLVLEIIKGELHFYENTLGVLTNSPSFEWHLTNLNNYVNLFPGTAPNQQLGNIELSSFGAGSGFLGIPGDVTPPSRFVRAAFYQASAPQQETALETVFQCFQILNNFDIPVGIEFPLGQVPCDIPSATQWTSVTDMRNHVIYYRTMYNSVIRNIDLRSIDFSTVRYRAVSMDGTKRQAVETIKIE comes from the coding sequence ATGAGACATTTCTTTATTTTATTTGCGATTGCCGGCTTGCTTATTAATCCTTCCGCTGCAGAGGCTTGCACCGGTATTACCTTAAAAAGCAAGGACAGTACGACTATTGTAGCACGTACGATAGAATGGGGTGGAAGTAATTTGAACAGCCAGTATGTCGTGGTTCCAAGAGGATACACCGAACGATCGTATACTCCGAATGGGGTTGATGGAATGACTTTCACGGCACGTTATGGATATGTGGGCTTGGCAGTGGAGCAAAAGGAATTTATCGCCGAAGGACTCAATGAGGTTGGGTTATCGGCTGGATTGTTTTATTTTCCAAAGTACGGTGAATATGAGAAATATAATGCCGCAGTTCGGGATAAAAGTATCTCTGATCTGCAATTAGTGTCTTGGTTGTTGGGGGAATGTTCAAATGTAGAAGAGGTGAAAGAGGCTGTTAAGAAAGTGCATGTTATCAATATAGATCCCCGTGCGTCTACCGTTCATTGGCGGTTTGCCGAGCCGTCGGGACGTCAACTGGTTCTTGAGATTATTAAGGGTGAGCTACACTTCTATGAGAATACGTTAGGAGTTCTGACTAATTCTCCCAGTTTCGAGTGGCATCTGACGAACCTGAATAATTATGTTAATCTTTTCCCGGGTACGGCCCCCAATCAACAATTAGGAAATATCGAGTTGTCTTCATTTGGTGCGGGAAGCGGTTTCCTTGGGATTCCGGGCGACGTAACTCCACCGTCACGTTTCGTTCGTGCGGCTTTTTACCAAGCTTCGGCCCCACAACAAGAAACCGCATTGGAAACGGTCTTCCAGTGTTTCCAGATATTGAATAATTTTGATATTCCCGTAGGGATCGAATTCCCATTAGGGCAAGTTCCTTGCGATATACCGAGCGCTACTCAATGGACTTCGGTTACGGATATGCGAAACCATGTGATTTATTACCGTACGATGTACAATAGCGTTATTCGGAATATAGATTTACGTTCCATTGATTTCTCCACGGTTCGTTATCGTGCGGTATCCATGGATGGGACGAAGCGACAAGCGGTTGAAACGATCAAAATAGAATAG
- a CDS encoding DMT family transporter: protein MNNNLKGFAYGIATSVTFGLIPLFTLPLMEKGMRFDSILFYRFLFAAIALSGMLLAKKESFRTEMRNLPILILLGAFYTGSAMFLFWGYNFMAAGIATTLHFTYPIFVTLFMLFVFKEKTSWITLLAIGLAICGVARLSIDGGEMRLNGLGVIIVLLSAVAYALYIVTVNKSRVHDMPGRKLTFYVFIVSTSLFFIKAQAGTGIQPIPDLPSFINLVLLAFLPTVVSNITLVQAVHHIGSTLTSVLGATEPVTAVCVGVLVFGEPFTPHLALGILLIIVAVTLIILSKYIQKNLHEAKRLFKARHILRTK, encoded by the coding sequence ATGAATAATAATCTAAAAGGTTTCGCTTATGGAATAGCGACTTCTGTTACATTCGGTTTAATCCCTTTGTTTACATTGCCTCTTATGGAGAAGGGTATGCGGTTTGATTCGATATTGTTCTATCGTTTCTTATTCGCGGCCATCGCCTTATCGGGTATGCTTCTAGCAAAAAAGGAATCTTTCAGAACAGAGATGCGAAACCTACCGATATTGATTTTATTGGGTGCTTTTTATACAGGCTCGGCAATGTTCCTGTTTTGGGGCTATAATTTTATGGCGGCGGGAATCGCCACGACTCTACATTTCACCTATCCGATATTCGTAACCCTATTCATGCTGTTTGTATTCAAAGAAAAAACATCATGGATTACGCTCTTGGCGATCGGGCTCGCTATTTGTGGAGTAGCCCGTCTATCCATTGATGGAGGAGAGATGCGATTAAACGGGCTAGGCGTAATCATCGTATTACTTTCCGCCGTCGCTTATGCCCTCTATATCGTCACCGTCAATAAATCGAGGGTACATGATATGCCGGGACGAAAACTTACGTTCTATGTATTTATCGTCAGTACCTCTTTATTTTTCATAAAAGCACAGGCAGGAACAGGAATCCAACCCATTCCAGACCTGCCCTCTTTTATTAACCTCGTCTTATTAGCCTTCTTGCCAACCGTAGTATCTAACATTACATTGGTACAAGCCGTACACCATATCGGTTCCACCCTAACTTCCGTACTGGGAGCAACAGAACCCGTGACAGCCGTCTGCGTAGGTGTTTTAGTCTTTGGAGAGCCTTTCACCCCTCACCTCGCTTTAGGAATCTTACTGATTATCGTAGCGGTTACATTGATTATCCTGTCCAAATACATACAGAAAAATCTCCATGAGGCCAAGCGATTGTTCAAAGCACGGCACATCTTAAGAACCAAATAA
- a CDS encoding energy transducer TonB family protein, with protein sequence MRLNKDDIYSLIGTVAFHGVILLILWFTVLKTEVPDEDGGVLVNFGNVDAAAGMFEPKYTGQEPPQETTTPPPPVPEPQVETPKQELITQDIEESVALEEAKKKNEEEKRKKQEAEKKQKEEEEKERIRREEAEKRRLAEERRKKEQAISNKVAGAFGMGNAEGNSQGDAESGTGNQGSPFGNSDHGANEGVGGYGSFNLNGRSIGAGGLPRPAYTIQEEGRIVINITVDPKGNVIFAEVGRGTNIDNASMRKSALDAARKAKFNSISGANNQSGTITYVYKFK encoded by the coding sequence ATGAGACTGAATAAGGATGACATATACAGTTTGATCGGTACCGTTGCTTTTCACGGTGTCATTCTACTGATACTTTGGTTTACCGTATTGAAAACCGAGGTACCGGATGAAGACGGGGGTGTACTCGTTAATTTCGGGAATGTAGATGCCGCCGCCGGAATGTTCGAGCCCAAATATACCGGGCAAGAACCGCCTCAGGAAACGACCACTCCCCCTCCTCCCGTACCGGAGCCGCAAGTGGAAACACCCAAGCAGGAACTCATCACTCAAGATATCGAGGAAAGCGTAGCCCTTGAGGAGGCTAAAAAGAAGAATGAGGAAGAGAAACGCAAGAAACAAGAGGCTGAGAAGAAACAGAAAGAAGAGGAGGAGAAAGAACGTATCCGCCGGGAAGAAGCCGAGAAGAGACGTCTGGCCGAGGAACGCCGCAAGAAGGAACAAGCCATTAGCAACAAGGTGGCCGGAGCTTTTGGTATGGGAAACGCCGAGGGTAACAGCCAAGGCGACGCTGAAAGCGGAACCGGTAACCAAGGAAGTCCGTTCGGTAACTCTGATCACGGGGCGAATGAAGGCGTAGGCGGTTACGGATCATTTAATTTGAACGGCCGTTCCATTGGTGCCGGAGGTCTCCCCCGTCCCGCTTATACGATCCAAGAGGAGGGGCGTATTGTTATCAATATAACCGTAGATCCGAAAGGCAACGTTATATTTGCCGAGGTAGGCCGGGGAACTAATATCGACAACGCCTCCATGCGTAAAAGCGCTTTGGACGCGGCTCGAAAGGCGAAGTTCAACAGTATCAGCGGCGCTAATAACCAGAGTGGTACTATTACTTACGTGTACAAATTTAAATAA
- a CDS encoding 1,4-dihydroxy-2-naphthoate polyprenyltransferase, protein MENNRSRIQAWLEAARPKTLPASFSPVLVGCALAYRDGVFKLAPAILCVLVALLAQIASNFANDYFDFKKGADKEDRLGPERAVASGWITPKAMLWGTFITLGLSCLCGCFLLFFAGWELIGVGIAIAICVLAYSAGPFPLAYNGLGDVCVVLFYGIIPVCFTYYVQALSFSLLSFLLSLSLGLLSANILIVNNYRDYEQDKAARKRTTIVLFGRTFGLVTYLLNGILAFLITLPLLMDASPWLVCLFAAFSVLFAATWLEMKQYQGRELNRTLGHTARNVFIYAVLLSVVLLFGS, encoded by the coding sequence ATGGAGAATAACAGATCGAGAATTCAAGCTTGGTTAGAGGCGGCACGTCCGAAAACGTTGCCGGCATCATTTAGTCCGGTATTAGTTGGGTGTGCGCTGGCTTACAGGGATGGAGTATTTAAATTGGCTCCGGCGATCCTTTGTGTTTTGGTGGCTTTACTTGCCCAGATAGCCAGTAATTTTGCCAATGATTATTTTGATTTTAAGAAGGGGGCGGATAAGGAGGACCGGTTAGGCCCGGAGCGAGCGGTGGCTTCCGGTTGGATAACTCCTAAGGCAATGCTATGGGGGACTTTTATCACGTTGGGGCTTTCTTGTCTATGTGGCTGTTTCTTGTTGTTCTTTGCCGGCTGGGAGCTCATCGGTGTAGGAATTGCTATTGCGATTTGTGTCTTGGCTTATTCAGCAGGGCCATTTCCTTTGGCTTATAACGGGCTGGGGGATGTGTGTGTCGTATTGTTTTATGGGATTATTCCGGTTTGTTTTACGTATTATGTACAAGCATTATCGTTTTCCTTATTGTCATTCTTGCTTTCGTTGTCATTGGGGCTGTTGTCCGCTAATATTTTGATCGTGAATAATTACCGGGATTATGAGCAAGATAAGGCGGCTCGTAAACGGACTACGATTGTGCTATTCGGGCGTACGTTCGGGTTGGTAACTTATTTGCTGAACGGTATATTGGCTTTTTTGATCACGCTGCCTTTATTGATGGATGCCTCACCTTGGCTTGTTTGTTTATTCGCGGCTTTTAGCGTGCTGTTTGCCGCCACATGGCTGGAGATGAAACAGTATCAAGGCCGTGAGCTTAATAGAACTTTAGGGCATACGGCACGGAATGTATTTATCTATGCCGTGTTGCTTTCAGTTGTATTGTTATTTGGTTCTTAA
- a CDS encoding pyridoxine 5'-phosphate synthase has protein sequence MTNLSVNINKVATIRNARGGNMPNVLKVAQDCELFGAQGITVHPRPDERHIRYSDVYGLKPLIRTEFNIEGYPCDKFIDLVLKVKPTQVTLVPDAPDAITSNSGWNVKDNFDYLSELVDTFTSQGIRTSIFVGTDLANIELAAKTGTDRIELYTEPYATYYPEDRDKAIAPFVEAAQLAKNLGLGVNAGHDLNLENLAFFNKNIPWLEEVSIGHALICDALYHGLQETIALYKACLNS, from the coding sequence ATGACAAATTTAAGTGTAAACATTAACAAGGTTGCTACTATTCGTAATGCGAGAGGTGGCAATATGCCAAACGTGCTGAAAGTGGCGCAAGACTGTGAATTATTCGGGGCACAAGGAATTACGGTTCATCCCCGTCCGGATGAACGACACATACGCTATAGCGATGTTTATGGACTAAAACCTCTTATCCGGACAGAATTTAACATAGAAGGCTATCCTTGTGATAAATTCATCGACTTGGTATTGAAGGTAAAACCGACCCAAGTCACACTGGTTCCGGACGCTCCGGATGCCATCACGTCGAACTCAGGTTGGAACGTAAAGGACAATTTCGATTACTTAAGCGAATTGGTAGACACCTTTACCTCACAAGGAATCCGTACATCCATCTTCGTCGGAACAGACTTGGCGAATATCGAGCTAGCGGCGAAAACAGGTACGGACCGTATTGAATTATATACGGAACCTTATGCGACCTATTATCCGGAAGATCGTGACAAAGCGATCGCTCCTTTTGTCGAGGCCGCGCAATTAGCTAAAAACTTAGGATTAGGCGTAAATGCCGGACACGATTTGAACTTAGAAAATCTGGCTTTCTTCAACAAGAATATCCCTTGGCTGGAGGAGGTTTCTATCGGCCATGCCTTGATTTGTGATGCGCTCTACCATGGTTTGCAAGAGACGATCGCTTTATACAAGGCATGCTTGAATAGTTGA
- a CDS encoding NAD kinase, translated as MKVGIFGSEYQIERQNLIKRLFEKLREQEADIYVDSPFYTFLTDAFGFEPVVSGLLVGDEFDLDIALSVGGDGTFLRTAARVNKQDIPILGINTGRLGFLADVSSNEVEDTLDEIFKNYYKVEERTLLRLYTEDRAFRGYNYALNEIAVLKRDSSSMITIHTFLNGEYLTSYQADGLVVATPTGSTAYSMSVNGPIIVPQSNSIVLSPVAPHSLNVRPLVIPDSDIITLRVESRNKYFLISLDGRSEIFPAGIELKMSKADYTTKVIKRYNHTFYQTLREKLMWGADVRMK; from the coding sequence ATGAAAGTTGGAATATTTGGAAGTGAATATCAGATCGAGAGACAGAATCTGATTAAACGCCTGTTTGAGAAGCTTCGTGAACAAGAGGCTGATATTTATGTGGACAGCCCTTTTTATACATTCCTTACCGATGCTTTTGGTTTTGAGCCAGTGGTGAGCGGGCTATTAGTGGGTGATGAGTTTGATCTGGATATAGCCCTTAGCGTGGGAGGAGATGGTACGTTCCTTCGTACGGCGGCCCGGGTAAATAAACAGGATATCCCTATTTTAGGCATTAATACCGGACGGCTGGGTTTCCTTGCGGATGTCAGCAGTAATGAGGTTGAGGATACGCTGGATGAGATTTTTAAGAATTACTATAAGGTAGAGGAACGAACCCTCTTGCGTTTATATACGGAAGACCGTGCGTTTCGCGGATATAATTATGCCTTGAACGAGATCGCCGTGCTGAAGCGTGATAGTTCCTCGATGATTACGATTCATACATTCTTGAATGGGGAATATCTGACTTCTTATCAGGCGGATGGTTTGGTAGTGGCTACACCTACCGGTTCCACGGCCTATTCGATGAGCGTAAATGGGCCGATTATCGTCCCGCAAAGTAATAGCATTGTCTTGAGTCCGGTCGCTCCGCATTCCTTGAACGTGCGTCCGTTGGTGATTCCGGATTCAGATATAATAACGCTTCGGGTAGAGAGCCGGAATAAATATTTTCTGATCTCTTTGGATGGACGTTCGGAAATATTCCCGGCAGGTATCGAATTAAAGATGAGCAAGGCCGATTATACGACGAAAGTCATCAAGCGCTATAACCATACTTTTTATCAGACGCTTCGGGAAAAATTAATGTGGGGGGCAGATGTGCGAATGAAATAA
- a CDS encoding MotA/TolQ/ExbB proton channel family protein has product MSILLSLQAVGSQAADQMPDLTAVTLPTEAEINVIDLAFKGGWIMVVLLLLSLMAIYIFVQRLIIIRRAGKEDETFMNRIKDYIHEGKVDSALNLCRSTNTPSARMIEKGITRLGRPMNDVLVAIENVGNLEIAKLEKGFPLIATTAAGAPMLGFLGTVTGMVRAFFDMANAGTNVDVSLLSGGIYEALVTTVGGLVVGIITLFAYNYLVSQVDNVVNKMEARTMEFMDLLNEPAN; this is encoded by the coding sequence ATGAGTATTTTACTTTCACTACAGGCCGTGGGCTCTCAGGCGGCAGATCAAATGCCGGATTTAACGGCTGTAACCCTTCCTACGGAAGCGGAAATCAATGTGATAGACCTTGCCTTTAAGGGAGGTTGGATTATGGTGGTATTGTTACTGCTCTCTCTGATGGCTATTTATATTTTTGTTCAACGTCTGATCATCATTCGCCGTGCGGGAAAAGAAGACGAGACGTTCATGAATCGTATCAAAGACTATATTCACGAGGGAAAAGTGGACTCGGCTCTCAATTTATGCAGGAGCACCAACACGCCTTCCGCCCGTATGATCGAGAAAGGTATTACCCGTTTGGGCCGTCCGATGAACGATGTACTCGTAGCGATCGAGAATGTCGGAAATTTGGAGATCGCTAAACTGGAAAAAGGTTTCCCCTTGATCGCTACGACCGCCGCCGGAGCTCCCATGCTTGGTTTCCTTGGGACGGTAACCGGTATGGTACGTGCTTTCTTCGATATGGCAAACGCAGGCACCAATGTTGATGTCTCCCTATTATCCGGCGGTATCTATGAGGCCTTGGTAACAACCGTTGGCGGTCTGGTAGTTGGTATCATTACATTGTTCGCGTACAACTATCTGGTATCTCAAGTAGATAACGTCGTGAACAAGATGGAGGCTCGTACGATGGAATTCATGGATTTATTAAATGAACCGGCTAATTAA
- a CDS encoding ExbD/TolR family protein, which yields MALKRRTKVNEAFSMASMTDVIFLLLIFFMVTSTVVIPNAIKVTLPQAQKQTAAKPLTRVTIDANLNYYVAFGKQKEVQVSFDEITPFLQDSYAKEPEMFVALYADETVPYKEIVKILNIANENKFKMVLATRPQK from the coding sequence ATGGCTCTAAAAAGAAGAACAAAGGTAAACGAAGCGTTCAGCATGGCCTCTATGACCGACGTCATATTCCTCTTGCTGATCTTCTTCATGGTTACCTCTACCGTAGTAATCCCGAACGCCATCAAGGTTACCTTGCCGCAAGCGCAAAAGCAAACAGCGGCGAAACCTCTTACGAGGGTAACGATAGACGCGAACTTGAATTACTACGTGGCATTTGGAAAGCAAAAAGAGGTACAGGTCTCATTTGATGAGATCACTCCTTTCTTGCAAGATAGTTACGCAAAGGAACCGGAGATGTTCGTCGCCTTATATGCCGACGAGACCGTGCCTTACAAAGAGATTGTAAAGATACTGAATATAGCGAACGAGAATAAATTCAAGATGGTGCTTGCCACCCGTCCGCAGAAATAA
- a CDS encoding LacI family DNA-binding transcriptional regulator has protein sequence MKKRQITIKDIAKALHISPSTVSRSLADHPDISQETKNIVNAYAREHKYKPNALALSLRTNNTKTIGVILPQIVHYFFSSVLSGIEDEAEKGGYRVIICQSNENYEKEVKGAQALLEARVCGVLASVAKTTTIYNHFQELIDSDIPMVFFDRICTGILTDRVVVDDYAGVCSAVEYLIRSGCRRIAFFGSPSHLAISNNRRMGYEDALRKNGLPVDKELIKICDNYTEALRLTPELLSLPNRPDAFFAVNDETAIGVLNVVKAKGLRIPDEVSICGFTNNSLAEVSDPLLTSVDQHGYELGAIAMRLLIERLNGVRDGDRIVSKIIKTNLVVRQSTR, from the coding sequence ATGAAAAAGCGTCAAATCACGATAAAGGATATAGCGAAAGCCTTGCATATTTCCCCGTCAACAGTCTCTCGTTCCTTGGCTGATCATCCGGATATCAGCCAAGAAACCAAGAATATAGTGAATGCTTACGCTCGTGAACATAAATATAAGCCCAATGCCTTAGCCTTGAGTTTACGGACAAATAATACGAAAACAATCGGTGTTATTTTACCGCAGATCGTACATTATTTCTTTTCTTCTGTTTTATCCGGTATAGAGGATGAGGCGGAAAAGGGAGGGTATCGTGTTATTATTTGTCAAAGTAATGAGAATTATGAGAAAGAAGTAAAAGGTGCGCAAGCTTTATTGGAAGCACGTGTTTGCGGTGTCTTGGCTTCTGTCGCTAAAACAACGACGATCTACAATCATTTCCAAGAACTAATCGATAGCGATATACCTATGGTGTTTTTTGATCGTATATGCACGGGGATCTTGACAGACCGGGTGGTCGTTGATGATTATGCCGGGGTTTGTTCCGCTGTTGAATACTTGATTCGTAGCGGTTGCCGGCGAATCGCCTTTTTCGGATCTCCTTCTCATTTAGCGATCTCTAATAATCGTAGGATGGGATATGAGGATGCTTTGCGTAAAAATGGATTACCGGTAGATAAAGAGTTAATTAAGATTTGTGATAATTATACCGAGGCGCTTCGGTTGACCCCGGAATTATTGTCGTTGCCCAATCGTCCGGATGCGTTCTTCGCCGTAAATGATGAGACTGCTATAGGGGTGCTGAATGTTGTCAAGGCCAAGGGATTGAGGATACCCGATGAGGTTTCGATTTGTGGGTTTACGAATAATAGCTTAGCGGAAGTTAGTGATCCCCTGCTGACCTCCGTGGATCAACATGGTTATGAGTTGGGAGCTATCGCTATGCGTTTACTGATAGAACGTTTGAATGGCGTGCGTGACGGGGATCGTATCGTGAGCAAGATTATCAAGACAAATCTGGTGGTGAGACAGTCTACCCGTTAA